The Microbacterium horticulturae region TGAGGACGAGGCATCCATCGTGCTGGCCGGAGAGGGCGTGAGCCTGGAGACGGTCGGACCGGAATCCGAAGCCGAGGATGTGTCGCTCTCCACGGCGGCATTCGCCGCGGGCAAGGCGCGACCGCGTCTGCTTGGACGCAAGAGGAAGTAGGCAGGAAGAACCATGATCATCGACAAGGCCGAGGTTGTCGTCACGAGCCCCGACCGCAACTTCGTCACGCTGAAGCTCACGACCGACGACGGGCTGACCGGCCTGGGGGACGCGACGCTCAACGGTCGCGAACTGGCGGTCGTCGCATATCTGACCGAGCACGTCGTACCGCTGCTGATCGGCCGTGACGCGCATCGCATCGAAGACACGTGGCAGTTCCTGTACCGGTCGGCGTACTGGCGCCGGGGTCCCGTGACGATGGCGGCGATCGCCGCGGTAGACGTCGCTCTGTGGGACATCAAGGCGAAGGCCGCCGGCATGCCGCTGTATCAGCTGCTTGGGGGAGCGTCGCGCACCGGACTGCTCGCATACGGGCACGCGTCAGGCAAGACACTGCCCGAGTTGTTCGATTCGATTCGCTCGTATCAGGCGCAGGGATATCGGGCGATCCGCGTACAGACCGGGGTGCCGGGCCTGAAGTCGATCTACGGCATCGCGTCGAACGCGACGTTCGAGGCCAACAAAGGCGTGCGGTACGACTACGAGCCTGCTCAACGCGGTGCGTGGCCGAGCGAGGAGGACTGGGACACGCGCTCGTACCTGCGGCACGTGCCGACGGTGTTCGAGGCGGTGCGAAACGAGTTCGGTCCGGAGCTGCCCCTGCTGCACGACGGTCACCACCGGATGACGCCGATCCAGGCTGCACAGTTGGGCAAGTCGCTTGAGCCGTTCGACCTGTTCTGGCTTGAGGACTGCACGCCGGCCGAGAACCAGGAGGCGCTGCGGCTGGTGCGTCAGCACACCACGACCCCGTTGGCGATCGGCGAGATCTTCAACACGGTGTGGGACTACCAGCAGATCATTCGTGAGCAGCTGATCGACTATGTGCGCAGCGCGGTCACGCACACGGGCGGCATCACCCATCTGAAGAAGGTGCTCGATTATGCGTCGCAGTATCAGATCAAGTCGGGAATGCACGGTCCGACCGACATATCGCCCGTCGGCATGGCCGCCGCTATGCACCTGGGGCTGTCGATCCACAACTTCGGTATCCAGGAGTACATGAAGCATGGCGAGAAGACGAACCAGGTGTTCGAGCAGTCGTTCACGTGGGAGAACGGGATGCTGCACCCCGGTGACAAACCCGGGCTGGGGGTGGAACTGAACACCGACGAGGCGGGCAAGTACCCTTACGAACAGGCATATCTGCCGTACAACCGACTCGCCGACGGGACAGTGCATGACTGGTGACGCCCTACCGCCCCTCATCGTGATGGGTGTGTCGGCATCGGGCAAGAGCTCGGTCGGTTCAGCACTTGCCGCACATTTGGGCATCCCGTTCGTGGACGCCGACGATCTGCACCCGCAGGCGAACGTCGACAAGATGGCCGCCGGCATCCCGTTGACTGACGACGATCGGTGGCCGTGGCTGGATGCCGGAGCCAGCCGACTCGCTGCGGGGCCGGTCGTGATCGCCTGCTCAGCACTCAAACGCGCCTACCGCGACCGGCTGCGTACGGCGGTGCCCGCGACCGTGTTCGTGCACCTCGCTGGCGACCGCGACGTGCTCGAAGAGCGCATCGCCGACCGCGAGGGTCACTTCATGCCGGCGAGCTTGCTTCAGTCGCAGCTCGACACCCTGGAAGACCTCGATCGCGACGAGATGGGCTTCGCGCTCGACTTTGCCCGGCCGGTGGACGAGCTGGTCGACGCGGCGGTCGAGCGCATCGGCGAGGGAGCGACCGGCGACCGATGACCGTGCAGATGTCGGAAGACGACCCGGCCGAGGCGATCCTCGCGCGCGTTCACGCGCGCGGGGGCGCACCGACCATCTACGACATCGCCGAGCTCGCGGGTGTCAACCCCTCCACCGTCTCGCGTGCGCTCGGCAAGCCGGGACGGATCAGCGCCGCGACCGCTGCGAAGGTGAGAGCGGCGGCCGAGCGGCTCGACTTCCGTGTCAACCCGATGGCGCGCGCCCTGCAGACCGGCAAGACGAAGATGATAGGGCTCGTGCTGGCCGACATCACGAACCCCGTCGTGTTCGGCATCGTGCGTGGCGCCGAACATGCGGCTGCCGAAGCCGGCTACACCCTTGTCATCGCCGAGTCGCAGGAATCCGGCGAGAACGAGGCCGAGGCAATCGAACGGCTGCTGCCCAGCGTCGATGCGCTCGTGCTGGCCACCACGCGCCTGGCCGCCTCGGCGATCACAGGCATCGCCGAGCACAAGCCAGTGATCCTCATGAACCGCGCGGTCGACGGCATCCGCAGCGTGCTGCCCGATGTCGAAGCGGGAATCATCGAACTGCTCGATCACTTGGCAGGCCTCGGCCATCGCTCGGTGGCGTTCCTCGCGGGGCCCGACTCGTCCTGGATCAGCGCGCGCCGCTGGTCGACGATCCTGGCGGCCGCCGTGGCGCGCGACATGGCGATCGTCGAGATCGGCCCGAACGCGCCCACCATCGCCGGCGGGCGTGCGGCGCTGCCCCGGGTGCGTGCGGCGCAGGTGAGCGCGGTGATCGCGTACAACGACCTGATGGCGATCGGGCTCATGCAAGAGGCCGCGAGCGTCGGCATCCCGATCCCCGACCGTCTGAGCGTGACGGGCTTCGACGACATCTTCGGCAGTGAGCTGATCAGTCCGCCGTTGACCACCGTCGGCGCCGACCTCGCCGCAGCCGGTCGGCAGGCGGTCGAGCGGCTGCTTGATCCCGAGGACGCCCAACCTGCCCCCCTGCCGACGCAGCTCATCGTGCGCGGTTCGACCGGGCCCGCGCCGCGCGCCTGAGCCCGCGAGGTCGTACCTATTCCCGCGAGGTTGTACCGGTTTTCGCGAGGTCGTACCTGTTTTCGCGAGGTCGTACCGGGCCGCGGCATCCACCCTCTCCGCTCGACGCGACGCTGTGGGACAAGATGACGGCCCTCGCCACCCGTGTGTACGGCGCGGAGGGAATCACGGCCGACGCTGGCGTGCGCG contains the following coding sequences:
- the manD gene encoding D-mannonate dehydratase ManD, which encodes MIIDKAEVVVTSPDRNFVTLKLTTDDGLTGLGDATLNGRELAVVAYLTEHVVPLLIGRDAHRIEDTWQFLYRSAYWRRGPVTMAAIAAVDVALWDIKAKAAGMPLYQLLGGASRTGLLAYGHASGKTLPELFDSIRSYQAQGYRAIRVQTGVPGLKSIYGIASNATFEANKGVRYDYEPAQRGAWPSEEDWDTRSYLRHVPTVFEAVRNEFGPELPLLHDGHHRMTPIQAAQLGKSLEPFDLFWLEDCTPAENQEALRLVRQHTTTPLAIGEIFNTVWDYQQIIREQLIDYVRSAVTHTGGITHLKKVLDYASQYQIKSGMHGPTDISPVGMAAAMHLGLSIHNFGIQEYMKHGEKTNQVFEQSFTWENGMLHPGDKPGLGVELNTDEAGKYPYEQAYLPYNRLADGTVHDW
- a CDS encoding gluconokinase — its product is MTGDALPPLIVMGVSASGKSSVGSALAAHLGIPFVDADDLHPQANVDKMAAGIPLTDDDRWPWLDAGASRLAAGPVVIACSALKRAYRDRLRTAVPATVFVHLAGDRDVLEERIADREGHFMPASLLQSQLDTLEDLDRDEMGFALDFARPVDELVDAAVERIGEGATGDR
- a CDS encoding LacI family DNA-binding transcriptional regulator, with product MTVQMSEDDPAEAILARVHARGGAPTIYDIAELAGVNPSTVSRALGKPGRISAATAAKVRAAAERLDFRVNPMARALQTGKTKMIGLVLADITNPVVFGIVRGAEHAAAEAGYTLVIAESQESGENEAEAIERLLPSVDALVLATTRLAASAITGIAEHKPVILMNRAVDGIRSVLPDVEAGIIELLDHLAGLGHRSVAFLAGPDSSWISARRWSTILAAAVARDMAIVEIGPNAPTIAGGRAALPRVRAAQVSAVIAYNDLMAIGLMQEAASVGIPIPDRLSVTGFDDIFGSELISPPLTTVGADLAAAGRQAVERLLDPEDAQPAPLPTQLIVRGSTGPAPRA